Genomic DNA from Anthonomus grandis grandis chromosome 2, icAntGran1.3, whole genome shotgun sequence:
ttacagtccttgaggacatattacaaatccctagagcctgtaattctatctgaatttgaagtcatgaaagggttattctggctaattttttttaatttgcgtacagctctaatgtccatttttttgGTCGACccgatttattttttggctccAATCATcctgtcctttcatatcttttgataattgcccaaacagcttttcttttaacatcaaatctacgagcaatatcaatttgacgatcacccgcgcgatatgcattaataatgcgttgtcttaaatcaagagagaatctaattccacgtggcatgttgcaccttgagttaaagagaagcaatactatactaattttattttataaatatctagataaaaaaataattccaaaattgtttttgtctatctacttttgaccagctatatttatattattgctttatctgatagcaagcaaaatatttaactgaaatttattcatatctttttatagaccgccttacaaataacaataatttaaaatctacgGGACTTGTgggtaaatctttaaacaattatatgaaaataatactttgtctatCTTCTTTTGGCCAgtactgtatattaaaaatcttttcagAATATGTCTGTTGAGTAGGTAAacctttttgtttttatattaagttgTTTCAAAGAATTTCCATATAGGTCTCCCCAAACTATATCCCCATATCTTGGCAGTGACTCCACCAATGACCGGTAAATTGAAATCAGTAATTTTTCacttacaatatttattaaaacgtAAATTTAATAGATAAGTTTACGGTTGTTTTCAATTTCGCTGTCAATTTTATAATGTATTTGGTGAATGGAATGTCTTAGATGTCCATTGGCTGAAGTTTAATTCTATGAAAAGGGGGCCCTTAGCAGCTGTAATTGAAAATGCGATATAGTGTTTTTTGAATGGTTAGAATTAAtttataggaatataatcagtTTTTAGGTACCTCCTCATCCCAAGAAGTTCCATGAAACACCATAACCCTATTCTCTGCATATGATATCAGTGATCTATTAAGATTAGTCAGAGCATGTTGTTAATGTATGTTATGTATGTTATAAAAAGTATACATACAGTTGTAATACACACCAGAATTCTGTTCTTCAGTTCTTTGTACTTGCTACTACCTCCTGCTAATATTTCATAAAAGACTTGAAGTATTGTAATGTCAGAATAGGATTTTTGAATTTGTTCAATTGATATTCTGAagagttaataaataaataaaatcaggaCATTTAACACTCTACAAGATTAAAAATTCTCCAAACCATTAACAattagcttaaaaaaatattttagtaaaaattttcTTAGATAAAGCATACATACTTATTAGGACTGGACTTTTGTTAGGATAAGTAAACAAATATATCTGTgcatttaatttacttataattttctttaattaaattttcttaatttcttaaGTTAAATTGTCTGATAacaaaacatgtatttttttaaaaattaggtttaaattatttgcattaTCCTCTCTTAAATTcctatatgtattattaaaattcatgtAAACCATTTGCTTTTAACATGCACTGCAATAAGGTGTTCCCTGTTTGTTCTTTAATTATCCATACCTAATATACTTTAAGATACTGATATactattaagtttatttatttttctatagaaGCATTTCACAATGCCAGCTGGAGGTGCTTTATTTGGTAGTACAAGTAGTGGACCCGGTTCAACAGGGGGTAACAAACATTTGGTTGAGATGAGAGCtggaaaaatgactttaaaaagtaattatacctacaattttaatattattatttttttagtaaaattaaggtattttaaTGTGTTTGTTTTCTAGATCGTATGGTTCATCCCGATAAAAGGAAGGGTCTGTTATATGTCTACCAAAGTGAGGATTCTTTGATGCATTTTTGCTGGCAAGATCGTACCAATGGTAAGATTTTTAAGAGAAGTTGtctatttaattgaaattaaagactTAAATACTTAACCTAAAAGTCATTGAAATATTACatacaaaatataacaaaaaaatagttaagcAATTGATCCAtaagtttttgtaataaattttcctGTTCTTTATTTATAggcttacattttttaaattatttcgtCTGATTTATTTTCCTATGTAATGAACatattattatctaaaaaaacatgTTGCTTAGAAATAAATgactaaaataagttttatatcATGTGCAAACCTTATAGGTGTTGTGGAAGATGACCTAATCATTTTCCCAGACGATTGCGAGTACGTAAAGGTGCCTCAATGCACTACTGGCCGAGTTTATTTGTTGAAATTCAAGTCCTCTAACAGGAAATTCTTTTTCTGGCTTCAAGTATGtttaaaatccaataaaaccCATTAGAAGTATAGACATTTACTGTTTTTAGGAGCCTTCAGCAGACAAAGATGAAGAAAACTGCAATAGAATCAACGAGTTACTTAACAATCCGTCCAGTGCTGTCCAGTCCTCTTTAGAGCGACCAGACCAGGATCTACAAGCACTCCTGAGTAGCATGTCTCAGTCGCAACTGATGCAGTTATTTGGAGGTGCTGGGCAGATGAGCGGTCTGTCGAATCTATTGGGGACTATGAGGTAGGATTTTTACATAACATTTATGAAACTATAGGACATTTTgccaatattttataaagaaaaggcCTAAGCACTTGACGTGTCATTTGTTTATTACTTGTAAGTTACAAAAATTGAGATCAGTTATAACTTTAATATCCAACAAtccatttaaccaaaaattcGAAAGAATACGATATCATTCCTCAAATGGCTTATAATACTGTTAACCGTCTTCATAAAAAGATTATACAACAAACACCttcacaaaaaaactaaataaatcaCTGCTTTTGGCGCCATCTGCGGGAATCTTAGTTTAAATGCACTACTGCTTACAATAAGAGGTGTTTAAATTCTTCATTAAGATCTTGTCTTTTCTGGGAAAGTGTATTACATAAAGAGAGCTGCTTATTTATAAGTAACATGTGGAAATTTCAAATTCCTTTTGCTATCATTACCTTCTTCTTCATTTTTCTTAGTTGCAAATGCTGCTGCTGtgattaaatatctaaaatccAAGTGTTGAATCCATCTGTCGTCTGAAAATAGGCTATTTTGTCAGCAAAATGATTTGTTTTAAATCtcggatataaaattattgCCGCTGCTAATAAATGAACTTGTTCAACAGTCCTAAATCAAGAGTTCTATGGTTTATTTTGGGAATGTCTCGTCCCATATTTGCTCTAATGAATCACAATTAAAACCtataatatttagtttagaACAGAAGATAGCCTAGCTAAACACTTAGCCAACGATAAAGACAAAGTTCCAGTATTACATAGGTCTGGTGTTTACCGATTTTATTGTTCACGTCCAGTTTGTTAGGTTTGCTACACGGATTAAAGCGGAAGGATAATTGTGGTTAGACTAAATGGACACCTCACACTTATAACGGGAAATAAAGATCGAATTCAACTTTCGCGAACCCTATTTTAGAGTCAGGTCATAATTTTAATCCGGGACCTGATACAGGAGTCCTTCATATCTATCAGAAGGGGTAAAAGTTGGGCTTATTGGAAGCTTTTGAAGTAAAAAGAGACAAAATCTCCTGACTTTCTTTGCATCAATGTACAAACTAAACGGCTTgcgattttttaattcaatttgccctcgtaaataataatatataattttttctcctCCGTTCATCACAAAtcaattttccttttaattttcaaatttatatttaaatatttgcattttttttaaataaacatacgTACGTAAGAGTTCCTTAACTTTCTTCTTATCTTAccaaaattgtacatatttacTGTCTTACCTGTATTGAAATTTTAACTATTTcatgtatttattatacagggtgtccgctaattaatggtacatggaaaaaccacagactcctgatgtaaaaatattacgatttaactatatttacctatatccaaaagttgatattaactgagatacagggtgttaaacttaaaactttttttttgtttttccccaataactttaacaaaagttaactttttttcacaaaaatttgtagttaggggttttttaggtcgagaaattcatttttttaacaaattgagtgtacaatgtagggggcgctgtctgcgacatctctttctctttcataaggtcataacttttttgtgcttaactgtatttaagtttttattgaaaataatacttttttcatattttttacgtaaaaaaggtatactaagTTGAAGTCGCTCAGAGTTACCGTTTTGAAGacatttgtatttaaattatttagtgcacCATGCACTCGACCCcggctgaataattaatataatcgggaaataattcgcttttttaaagtaagctATGAGAAAGCAAATGAACTTTAGAGACGCAGTTGTTAGGAAATCGccatgttgttgttgtttgttgattagtttaaagttgtcagaaaatatttaattagtgttttctATGATTTTGCATCCAGTTTActattttgttgaatttttaaatttttcgtaagTTGAGAAACAATGCCGAGgcacaatattttttcaaatgccgaAATGAGGGATATGTGTGTATATGCGCAGGCAAATTTTAATGGACGCGAAGCCTATAGACGATATTCAGAACTTTATCCAAATCGAAGACAACCTGATTTCAAGATCTTCAAAAATCTTTACGGTCGATTAGGAGAAACAGGTACATTTCGTCCTAAACGGAATTCCGCAGGGCGCCCGAAGGTTATAACTccagaacaagaagaagaaattctGGTCCGCGTGgctgaaaatccggaaataagTGCAAGACATGCGGCTGCGGCAACTGGAGTAGGCAAGTCAtccatttgtaaaatatttcacgaAGAGGGTCTTTATCCGTATCATTTCACTCCTgtgcaaaatttattagaaaatgattttgcGCCCAGGATAGAATTTGCCCGTTTTTGCCGACCCCATGTTTCTGAATAAGATACTATTTACTGATGAAGCAACGTTTACACGTAGaggcattttcaattttagaaataaacacaCATGGGCATTACAAAATCCACATTCAGTACACGAACGTCATTTCcaacatgaatttaaaattaatgtatggtgtggCATAATCGATAATCATTTATTGGGCCCTTTCGAACTACCGCCCAATTTAAACGGGGAACTCTACCTTGAGTTCCTAGAAACACATTTACCAGATTTTCTCGATGATATTTCGCTGGACATAAGGCAACATATGTATTTCATGCAAGACGGAGCACCAGCACACTTCTCTAGAGCTGTCAGAGAGTACCTGAACAACCGTTTTCCTAATCGCTGGATAGGTCATGGGAGCCAGAGGCCATGGCCGGCGCGAAGTCCCGATTTTAACCCGCTGGATTTTTGTGTATGGGGCTATATGAAGTCGCTCGtttacaaagaaatagtgaattCCAGAAAAGAACTATGGCAGAGAATTTTATATGCTGCACAAAAGCTACGAAacgaacaattatttttttaaattaggagatCTTTCAGCAAAAGAACTGTTAAATGTATTGAAGTGAATGGtagacattttgaacagtttttgtcaaaagcagatctatttttttactaaatctcgtcacagtttcaaaatggaaaagttATCAGTCGCATAGTTAAGTTTGTTTtcgttaatgttattttctttcaatagattttctagtgttatagttattttaaataaagttaattaaatgataatccaatttttgtctgcattattctcaatgatttatactaaaacattatttatgatgtaaaaaatgaTTGGTAAAGAGTAACAAGACATTATTGCTTGCTTGAGCTgctgtactaaataatttgaaggcagatatctcgaaaacggcGACTCTGAGCGACCCGAAagtagtataccttttttacgtaaaaaatatgaaaaaaagtattattttcaataaaaacttaaatacagttaagcacaaaaaagttatgaccttatgaaagagaaaaagatgtcgcagacagcgccccctacattgtacactaatttgttaaaaaaatgaatttctcgacctaaaaaacccctaactacaaatttttgtgaaaaaaagttaacttttgttaaagttattggggaaaaacaaaaaaaaagttttaagtttaacaccctgtatctcagttaatatcaacttttggatataggtaaatatagttaaattgtaatatttttacatcaggagtctgtggtttttccatgtaccattaattagcggacaccctgtaGATGTCGCTAACTGtattgcttttaatattttgttatttttgttattcacACACATAATATCTAGTACCATAGTATCTATGTTTATGTAAATGGTAAGACTTTTGTGATGTGTTTTGTATAGCTCTGGTAGGTTTTTACTACTAATTAAGACAAAATAAGTTcataatttctgttttttagtaTCTGATAATGGCTATTAatagccgaaatgcataatacacttgtgtaaaatttttttgcaacgACAACCTtgcgtaatttaaattaaaaacaggtATCCTggattaaatatattttaatgttcAAATGGAAATGCCGTTTTCACGTGATTTGGGGTATCATTAGGAGTAGATTAATACTGTCAAATCCATACTTTTCTATGCAAGCAAAAAACAGAACCTCAATGACTGCATTTAGTTTATCAGTCAATGAGTTTAGGTAGTACTGCAGAAATTACTAACTTCGGTCGCTGATAAACCTTCTGCCTTCTGTTTCTGTACAcgtattttactattatttgtattatttggTTGCAGTAtcatcaaaaatgcaaaaactatCAAAGtaattaatagttttagaaaatgcaattattttttagttgttcGTCCCCCACCAATGACTCTGTTACGTTGTCAAGTTATCACTATTTTCCTAATCATAATTATTCTATAATCCATCAATATTGGTGAAAAATTCCACAGTATAGACATGGTGAAAAATTGCTAAGAAAGTAACTAATGTAAGAACAATGTATGATAGAATGTAAGAGTACATTAGTTACTTacttactttttaagataaaatatttgacaaatatgTACGAAGAACCTTTCACTATAACAATATTAGCACCCTCAATGAGAGACTTTACAGAAGAATCGTTTATTAAGAGGTAAATCGGTCAGGGGAAATGTAACCGTAATTATGTATAAGCAAGATTATCAGACAAAAATGGCTGAAATGTTGTCGGATGAGTCTACGTACAGGGACCTGACCTATGATCCAACAAACAGACTCCAAACTAAGGCGAATTATTTCTTTACAACTGTGAGGGAATGTGGTTATATTAGTGAGTTTAAGGAAAGGAAAAATTGACTCAGGCGGAAGGTGTTCGATTTTAAATGTATACGTTTTGTCACTTATCGGTTGTCACAAGAATATGGAACACGATAGATAATACTTGATTGCTTATCTAATGGAATCCTATCTTTAAGCCTAGTAAACAATGGGTAAGTGAGGCAAACCTTTACAACTTACAACCAGTCTTAAACTAAAGTCATTATTATgtgtttttctctaatataacCACATTCCGTCAGAGTTGTAAAGAAATAATTCGCCTTAAGTTCCGACAAACCCTAACATTTGGCTTAGTTAATTTAAGAAGACGAAACTTACTACtcatattttcataatattagAAGATTCCCGGATTAACTATGGCTTTTAGACCATcaaataatagtaaaatatgTGTACAGAAACAGAAGACAGAAGGTTTATCAGAGACCGAAGTTAGTCATCTCTGCAGTACTAACTAAACTGATCAACTGATAAACTAAATTCAGTAATTGAGGTTCTGTTTTTTGCTTACATAGAAAAGTATGGATTTGACAGTATAAATCTACTCCTGATAATACCCCAAATCACGTGAAAACGGCATTTCCAttcgaatattaaaatatttaatccaGGACACctgttttcaatttaaattacgCGAGGTTGTCGTTCTCTTcacaataaaatgcaaaaaaattttaaacaagtgtattatgcatttcggctatTGATAGCCATTATCAGATACTAAAAAACAGGAATTATGAACTTATTTTGTCTTAATTAGTAGTAAAAACCTACCAGAGCTATATAAAACACATCACAAAAGTCTTACTATTTACATAAACATAGATATTATGCTACTGATGTGTgtgaataacaaaaataacaaaatattaaaagcaataCAGTCAGAGACctctatatataataattacatGAAATAGTTAAAATTTCAATACAGGTCAGACTTAgatatgtacatacataaacTCGATGTTAGGATAAAtagaattaatgaatttaagGAAAGGTTCAagctgttttttattttccttgcTCTTTCGAATGTTTTGTTCTAATTGTTTTATGTTactatttcttgtttttctttttaaacaggtccatttaaggaaaatatacggggtgtctcgaaattacatcgcaatattttaccagccgcatcattgtctaaaaataagacaaaaacatcatatacaggaatcttgaaaagtgaatcgttttcatgttacagggtgttttataattcctattgaagatgtttttttgttaatattttcgaaacgcctggtccttatttttcgaaatttttattatgctacttgttattgttactaactgattttataactgAAATGCAGGAAATAGATAATGAAATTGAATGAgtgaatataaaataagaaaaattggaGTTAATCGGCGCGACGCGATACGCACAAGTCTCTTACCTGGTAAGGCTTCGAAATCGGACTTTGGTACTGGAATGGCGATTACTCAATACATCACCCACACACGATTAATCAAGTATTTGGGTTGAATCCAGAAATTAGTGATTCCGGAATCTTAACGCAAGAAACAACGCGGACGGTACCGTCACTTCTCACACCGGAGTCCGTTCTCGTTCCTTGTCCCCACTCAAATTGGGCTTGCCAAATTTATCACTTATGGAAAGACGATCTGTGcgtatatttaaaagaaattatagagAGCGATACTGTATATTAGATGCGATAAAAAAGTAAGATTGAGAAGATGTGTACAGGGTtgattaaaattagtggtcagcaaagataaaaatgtcataacttttttctggttactttttaattatttggatagtaaaattaaaaagaaccaaaatttttacataaaaaaggtatcTACTCTTTTTATATCGTTAGAAGAAACCTccggtttcaagaaaaataattattaagttttaagtaaatcatGACTTGGTAATGAAAAGGTAACTATGTATAAACTAAAAAACAGTAGTTAGCAGTGCTTGTTGACAATTTGTTGATTGCTTGAATTTTGTTTGACGTTTTGATtggcattttaattattttacatttacgtTGGTAAAGTTAAATAGTTCTTTGTGTAAATTATTTCttgatgtaatttcgggacaccctgtataagcgCCTGATTTAATGTTTGGTATGACATCGCTACTGTGtctatttttttagtacaaaaaaaGTCCTGGAGGGTGTGCAAAGCTAGTACCTTACGCACAATAGTAAAAAATAGATACAGAAGTGTGTAAAATTAATCCTGTTTTTATGAATGCGAATTTTGTCACATGAAATGTAAGTAAATGCTCAGAATGTTCACATTTTACACAGGAGTAACATACACAATTTTGTGGTCTCTTTTAATTATTctgataattaataaatacatagtGAGTTAATATAGCATTAGTCAAATGGTGACATATTCATATATTAACCCATAATgcttaaacaaattatagaaTACTAACAGTTTACATCAGAGGTAGGCAATTCTTAATACAGTTTACGAATTAGACATTTACagcatatttataaaaatatattgtaccTAATATACCTATGACTatgtgttttataaatattttgtagatGTATCAGCAAATGTCTGACAAGTCCTGGAAAATACTTTGCTACATTCCCGTATataacaaacaaatttaaaaaaatggtttttgtcTACAATTGAAAGTGCTAGTGTATACAAAACTACTTGTTAACATACTATGTAGTTTTGTATACACTAGCCAtcattatcaattaattttacTAATGCTGGATGAATGGCGTTTTCTAATAATATCCGATTGATTTCTGCTGATTTCTAGGTAGAAAGAAGGCGTCAATTAtacatttatcaaaaatacaCGTTCAAATATGCATTTTTGCCGGACCTTGCCTGTGtacttaatgaaatattttgggaTTTGATTCCAATACGCAATTCTAATAATCAGAATCGTTATGTtccagatgaattttgtaagaatgacacttgtttattttcaaaatttttggaatactGTCTCTCTTAATTTCAGATGCTATCGCCAACTTTCTTTCAACACTCGCTGTGGATTCTTAAACATCGTGACCTAAAATAGTCACATCTAtagctttttttatatctatagcTTCTactttatgtaattttttcatttacaataaaacattggcaaatttttttctctgttaATTTAACATACTAGTGCATAAAGCAATTActttaatttgatattaaattaagatgTTGATAATTGAATTAACAAGTAAACTTTATAAATCTTGAAGGGTGTGTAAAGTGAGAGCACTTTTCAAACGGTAGGTGAACGAAATTTGATTAGTATTTTTCTAAATCCAGGCATGTGGGAAGTGCCAGGACTAATACTCCTGCCATAACCCACCGGACGGCAGCCAGTACACCATCGACAAACACCCCAACTGTAGCAAGTCAAAATGCTCCGGCAGTTGAAGCTACGCCTCCAAACATGAGTGTCCCGGTGGGTATTACATGAAAATGTCTAAGACAAATATTAAGGATTGTTTATGTGAAATTTAGGCATCAACCCCGGCAGCACCTAGAGCAAACAAAGCCAGACCTTCGGCAATAAAACCACCAGAGGGTAGCCACATTCAATTGGCAGATTTGCAAAGCTTTTTGCAGGGCATCGCACCAGCTCCTTCTACCACACAACAGCCTGGACAATCTGGTAAGTacggtttttctatttttttttacttggcTAAAAATAAGTATGTACAAAATTTTTGGGAATTCGAGGTACAAGATCGGTTAAGGTGGCCATACTAGGCTTCCAGCTTAAAAATTTTCTGACAGAGGGTGCAactaatgttatttttaaatcaatcaatTCTTTATCTGCTTAAATACATCAATAATATTTAGCATTGTCAAGACAAATTTACAGAATTTTCTAATCACTACACAATAAAAACCATATTATGCgtcattttacataaaatttgtcTAAACTGTAGGGACACAAatctaagagtttttttttttacaaagacaAACACTTTCATCTGATGGTCTAAGTAATTGTATAGTTTTAAACTGTTAGTTATGTATGATTTAGGggttaataatagttttaaagtgTATAGTTTTAAACTGTTGGTTATGCATGATTTAGGGGTTAATAATAGTCGATGTTGGTTATGAGATTagatatacagtgcatcccaaaagttaggtctaaattcatttaaaattcaggggtgtgttcgaaaaaaaaacgctcggacccgtcgatttttatttcaagttgcgcatttttgcgcacgtgaagtttgtatatacagggtttctcaaaaataaattacgaccatcaacttaattttttcaaatgaaagcacctttttttattttatttttgaatttagcgtggaattctacgtatgtttcatgcatcatgttctatacctaaagtcaacggtttttgaaaaaaagacgaccaaacattattattgaagttcaccttacgagtcaccttatctctgagaatttttatacacagcaaaattccattcattcgtgtttttttattgttggctcgtgaccgtgtattttcatagaaactgtatgagagttgtacgccaaacagatattgttaagtgtgaagtgtacgagcaaagttgcagTTTTCACATTACTATTGTGAAAACTGCAACTTAacgttaacggaacgagaaaaaataaaaattctgtgcatggttgggttaggtgatagaacacgtactcaaagagaagctgctcaattattcaatgaaatccatcctgatcgtcctccgatatgtcaaaaggtggtgagtagaatagaggctaaatttagagaattcggtcatattagagatctgccgaaatctggtggtcctgctcgagatgaaaatgaacaacttgacgttttgctttctttggaagaaaatccatgcactctctgtcgcagattggggcaaatttacacatagCGAAATCCATAGTTCatcgaatagttaaaaagcacaaatatcacccctacaaagttattcctgtgcaagagttatttgatgacgatttcgataggcgaaatgagttttgtgaacgcttagtaacatatattatttataatttagtaacaaatattattttttccgatgaagccacgttctgtttgaatggtagtgtgaacagacaaaattgtcgatattgggcaacagaaaatccgcattggatgaagagtaataggtccctttttctttgaacagactttaacgggacaagtgtatctcgattttctccaatttgaattagtgcCAGCATTACTACCAAATCCATTGGActcagactatcctgacgaagaactaattttccaccAAGATGGCGCTcgtccgcactatgctgccactatgcgtacatttttggatgaaacctttcccaatcggtggataggaaggagaggacccatcgaatggcctgctaggtcacctgacctaacaccaatggacttctttttgtggggatacctcaagtcgaaggtatttgttaataggccaaataatctagacgacttgaaagagagaattcgcagagaagtgcgcgccataactccggaaattattgaaaatatgacaacgagactttattgatcgctttggatattgtcaagccgtgactTTAACGTagcatttaacttaatttttgttctttttttattttttacatgaatcgtctttttttcgataactgatgactttaggtataggacatgatgcatgaaacatacgtagaattccacgcgaaattcaaagatgaaataaaaaaaggtgctttcatttgaaaaaatgaagttgatggtcgtaatgtATTTTTGAAcaccgagcgttttttttttccaacacaccactgaattttaaatgaatttagacataacttttgggatgcactgtatgaGCTCAAACATAGGTTAAACAATGATAAATATAAAGACTTGGAAGAGTCATTTTTTGGAGCTTCTGAAATACGAGCCTGCAGCTGTCCTAAGGCTTTAACCTCCCCACCACGCTAACGGCTTTCTTTTGCAACCTGAAGATTTTTATCCAGTCAGCGGAACATCCTCAAAAAAGGAGACCGTGTGACAATTTGGACTGAAAATGCCTAGGTAGGCGGTTCGGGTTACTTCAATGGGTGTGATGTGTAAGATTGTGCGAAGCAGGTAAAATATCCTGGAAAGGCCA
This window encodes:
- the LOC126747854 gene encoding proteasomal ubiquitin receptor ADRM1 homolog isoform X1, which translates into the protein MPAGGALFGSTSSGPGSTGGNKHLVEMRAGKMTLKNRMVHPDKRKGLLYVYQSEDSLMHFCWQDRTNGVVEDDLIIFPDDCEYVKVPQCTTGRVYLLKFKSSNRKFFFWLQEPSADKDEENCNRINELLNNPSSAVQSSLERPDQDLQALLSSMSQSQLMQLFGGAGQMSGLSNLLGTMRHVGSARTNTPAITHRTAASTPSTNTPTVASQNAPAVEATPPNMSVPASTPAAPRANKARPSAIKPPEGSHIQLADLQSFLQGIAPAPSTTQQPGQSVDLSSALTGEALSSIINNPEALQQLQEHLPAVDSNTQEALKSTLTSPQFQQAVSQFSSALETGQLGPVVSQLAVNPDAVAAASSGNMQEFVKALEKSSTEAKEKDKTPKKDEKKKDDKDDDEQMQLD
- the LOC126747854 gene encoding proteasomal ubiquitin receptor ADRM1 homolog isoform X2 → MPAGGALFGSTSSGPGSTGGNKHLVEMRAGKMTLKNRMVHPDKRKGLLYVYQSEDSLMHFCWQDRTNGVVEDDLIIFPDDCEYVKVPQCTTGRVYLLKFKSSNRKFFFWLQEPSADKDEENCNRINELLNNPSSAVQSSLERPDQDLQALLSSMSQSQLMQLFGGAGQMSGLSNLLGTMRHVGSARTNTPAITHRTAASTPSTNTPTVASQNAPAVEATPPNMSVPASTPAAPRANKARPSAIKPPEGSHIQLADLQSFLQGIAPAPSTTQQPGQSALTGEALSSIINNPEALQQLQEHLPAVDSNTQEALKSTLTSPQFQQAVSQFSSALETGQLGPVVSQLAVNPDAVAAASSGNMQEFVKALEKSSTEAKEKDKTPKKDEKKKDDKDDDEQMQLD